The window GCATAATGCTCTTTCAATTGGGAGTTTCCTTGAGaagattttataattaattttgaTGTGCATGGTTTTAGAACTTGCTTAATGGATTATGTGATATGAAAGTGTTGCTCTTCTGATACTCCTAGAAAACAATTTCAGTGCGGGCTTTTGCCGTATGAGAGCTTAACTTGTTTATTCTAATAAATTAAGAAGCCTCTCTCTAAAATCAATTCGATGTGGGGTTTCACTGTTTATGTTTGGAAGTCATGATAATACATTCTAAAGCTGGCTTGGTAATTTGAGGTTGTTGGATCTTGATGTTTCTCTGAAAAATATTCAGTTTTCAGAGTTAATTACAACTTTAAGCTGATTTATAGAGTGTTTTAGTGTAGCTTGTTAAAggtaaaagagagagagaatttgAACAGTCAATTCTCCCTTTCTGTCACATATATTACCTTAAGGTATTATTTATCATCACATTGGACAGGAAACATGAGAGTTAGAAATCCCCAAACCCATGATTGTTATGACTCAGCAATTGTTTCTTGTCGTGCTTTACAGTTTTGAGAAATGTTGAATATCAGATTTATATATTCATTCTTCTTGTTTTAGATGTCAAGCTTACCCCAGTTGAATAATCAACTCTCAATCTGATCTTTTTGGCAGTTGTATAAGATGCGTCTCTGCATTTGTATACATTGCTTGCAAATTTAGTATATCTTGACACCATTGAAGGGGAAAAGATGGAAGGGCTGGTTTTTGTGGGGTGGGGGGGGGTACTTTATGCTGTTTCCTTTGGTGCCTTATTGATGGCTAGGTGTTTGCTGCTATTGTTATCTTGCACATGTGACACCGTGATATCAGCTCTCAAACTTTTAAGTGCTTTGAATATTCAACTGCATGCAGACTAGGTGTGATGAAGTTGCAGAAGCATTGATAGCTCAAGGTTTAAAAGCGGTTGTTCTACATGGTGGTCGCAGTCAAAGCGAAAGAGAATTGTCCCTTCATGATTTTAGGCACAGTACTACTAATATCTTGGTATGTTAGAGACTAAGGAATTTGTCAGGCTATACTTTACACCAAGCTTCATTGCCATGATATCACATCAAATTTGTTCCTTGTATCTTTTTCTCATTGTAGTTATGCATCATTGTAGCCAAATTCTTGTGTTATATTGAAGTCTTGTAGTATTATCCTACACATAACCCCAACCAAAAGCAAAGAAAGCCATATACTGACACATGGTTGAATGGGAATTATGCTTATGTAATATCCTAATTAGTCACACATTTTTGCTATTGTTGAGTTGGTTGTGAACATATTGGATACTTATTTGGATGTGTTATGAGAGGGAGCAACCTTACATGGTTTGATGTACATGAAGTTGGGTTATTAGCCGTGTATGGTAAGAGACATTTTTCATACTTATggatcattttctttttgttaatgAAGTACTGGATATTTATCTTTAGATGAGTCGCCTTCTAGCTCGTCCAATGTCTTGATTTGACGTTCGGTATGTCATGTGCAGGTTGCTACTGATGTTGCATCTCGTGGATTAGATGTCAGTGGAGTGGCTCATGTAGTGAATCTAGATCTTCCAAAGGTAATATGGTTTCAGCGGAAGTATTCTCCTCTGTGACAACTGAAATGCAATTGCAGGTTCTAGAAGCTAACATCAGATGCTATTTTTCTAGTAATGTGTCAAGTATTGTTATACCAATTGACACCATACTTTAGACTCTGTatgaataataattactaaaaataaataaacttatGGTTTGTTTCAGAATAAAGGGATAACTATTTCGTTATATAACCAGCAGTATAATCTTCCATTAATTTACCTGTGATAAAAATGCCTGTATAATTGATCCCTACACTTCTATCTTGCCTACATCTATTGTGAATGTAGTTCTGGAACTTCTGATCTGGTTTTCTGATTTCAGACCATGGAAGATTATGTACACCGAATAGGAAGGACAGGTCGTGCTGGATCATCAGGCAGGGCAACATCATTCTATACTGACCGAGACATGGTGCTCCTTTACTTCTCTATTTACTCGCTTCTATCATGTCATTTTCTTTAGGGGTTAAGAGATTTTTTTTGGTAATGCAAATACATGCTGAGCATAGTTATATGCTGCAGTATCTGGTTGCACAAATAAAGAAAGCAATTGTAGATGTTGAATCTGGCAATACAGTCAGTTATGCTACTGGGAAGGTATGGCTTTCCTCTTGTTGCTTCTTCATTGTAAATATTAACGAGCACATCCTTTTATTTTCCCGCTCTTTTCTGTTCGTTATGAATGCCTGTCTCAGttgttctctttttcctttgggACCTGTTTTATGCTTTTGTGCATggtcttttatcttttttatttttcttttggagtAATTGTTAGAGAAAAATGCATAGATAGTGGTTCACTGGATCTGTCTTTTGCTTGCATTAGCCACTACTAGTTCATTTCTTTCTATTCCCACGTTGCCTATGGTTTATTGTCAGGTTGCTCGGAGGATGGAGAAGGAAGCTGCAGCTGCTCATAAGGAAGCGAGGATTGCACTCTCCAAGGTCTCCTTGCTGGGCACTGCACCTTTGAACGTGGAGGATAAGTACAAGCACATGATCTTCCCTGCAATGGCAAGAAAAGAGGGTGCAGCAGACGATGCTTGGGACGATTAATAGTTCGAAGTTGCGTTTCAATATATGGGGAACCAAATATGTTCACCAATTAATTCATCTTTTATTActtcaaaaacacaagaaaaataaaaaaaaaagactaatcatgctcttcattttctttctgtaGTAGCATACTGGCTCGCGGCCACTAGTCTTGTATCAGCCATCTGTAAATATTTGTCTGATTAATCGTGTACATGTGaaaagaagaggtttttttttttttttttttgggttttgacCGCCCAATCCAAATCCCCCCTATGAAAAGAAGACTTACTGTTCCCTTGATGACATCGCCGGTTATGTGTTAGGATTGGAGCATAAAGATTCGGGTTTGTTTGGACAACtttgatttcaaataaaaaaatttactccacaaattttaatcatctttttatctcacatacatcacatcacaaaaagtgctacagtaattatttcaaataaatcatccaaataaactcttatccaaacaaattcaGAACTGTTTCACAAGTGCAAAGCATTGAGAGAATTTTAGTTTCAACATCTGATACATGAACAGCTTTTGTTGATTCAGCAAATTGACTATACGTGGTTACTCGGATGGATGGTTAAACGTGCTCCAAATTTAAATCTGCCCTGATGCGGCAGATATGCACTCATCCCTCCGTCCCTGCCCCCAACACAACAGTCGTGGCAGCAAGCTCTCAAGCAGCCAACAAATGCAAAAGGAGTACAAAAAACTCGTATCATCAAAAGTACAAATGGTAGGGCACTGAGCGGCAGATAAATTTTACAGCAGCAATGGCATAGAGTCAGAAGAACCAGAAGGACCGGGACATAACCAAGATAATAATCCCAAGTAGCATCACATGCAAAACAAAACAGATCATTGCATTTTACAGGGACAGAGGAAGAGGAGGAATGACGGTGTCCGTTGCTGTCAATTACTTTAGGATGCCATCACTGGAAGCCGCTTGTGCCCTATGACAGCCTGCCGTAGCATATGGTAGCCGTTCCTATAATGCTCAAGTGAGAAGCATAGCTGCCTTATagcctctcttttctcttctgCTCCTTCCAAAATTAATTCTCGCTGCCTCCCCACCTCTCTCTCCAGTTCTTTAATTCTTAATTGCAGCTCTTCCGCCTGTTTACGCGCTACATCAGCTCGAGCAATCAACTCAACATGCTGCACATGCAATTGGTGCAAATGCTTGCTCATTTCATCAAAGCGGATGTCTTTGGAACTAATTTCTGCAACATACATAACAATTTTTGCAACAAGTGCATCCTTCTCTGCCCTCAATGTTTCATGGTTCAACTTAAATGTATCAAGACTTCTATTCAGTTCTTCAATGTGACTGCTCTTCTCGAGAATGCCTACCCTCAATTCGTCGATTTCAGCCCCAAGCATAGCTTCCATCTCTGCTTTCCCCACCTTGATCCGTCTGACATCCTCTTCCAAAGATTGGCAGCGTAAATCCATTTCTTTCAGATTATCCTCCAGATACGTCTTTTCCTTCACCATTCGAGTAATTTCAGTTCGAAGCTGAGAGTTCTCCTCTGATAAGCTCTCGTTAGCATTGGAAATTGTTTCCCTTAATCTCCTGATTTCTTGATCACGATCTGATATATTGGATTTATACCTCACAATTCGGTCCTGCAGCTTCAAGACCTCCCTtctctctttttcaagtttggtTTTCCAAGTAGAAATATCTTTTTGTGATGATCCTAGCTGATCCTGCAAGCCATGGATAGCTGACCCATTATTCTGAAGTTCCAAGCTCAAGCGTGCAACTTCCTTCTCGGAATCAAGAAGCTTCTCTTTCGTAATTTTTAACTCTTTCTTGAGGTTGTGGATTTTGTCTTCTGAGTGCACTGTTTCCGAATCACCATTGGGTTCTTGAAGGTCTGTCAGCTCTTGTTTGTGCACCTTGGAACCGTCTTCCACAACCACTGCATCTTCTAGCACAGAGACATCCTTACCATGCACACTGTTGGTGAATTCCATCGTCTTGTACTTTTGGAGCTCATCTTTCAACATGTTAATCTGTTCCTCAGATAGTCTAATCTTCTCCCTTGCTTTCCTCAACTCTTCCTCATATCCTGCTAGTCTAGCCAGCAAAATTTCAGAGTTTTCATTTTTGGTTCCTCGGTGGGAGCCTTCAGAAATCTCCTCCTGTAGCATTAAAAACCTTTCTTTTGCATCACGGAGCTCTACCTCCAATTCAATAATCCTCTTACGCAAACCTTGGTCATCATCACTGCTGTGTGTTGCTGTGTAATTGTTTACAGAAGAATCATCTGATTCTGAATCAGAATCCAGGGTTGATGATTCATCTCCTTCTTTGTTGGACATGTCTGTGCCATTTCCACCAGCCCCAAGAAAAAACTCAAATCCAGCAGCACGAGTACCAGATTTTCGTCGGCTGGGCCGTCGATCAGGAGATGGCAAAGTGGAAGGTGGTTCAGAACTTATATCTGAGATGCCGGAGCCCTGCGATTGGAGATCCGAGGGAATGCTTTTCCGAAGCTCTCCAGTAACATGATCATAACGCTCTGCCAATGACCTGTACATTCGGTAGAACTCCTCAACGAGATTAATAAGTTCTGGCCTCTTCTGGTAATACATTTCGGCCTTTTTAGCAAACGAATCCGCATCATGTTCAATGAGTTTCAGCATCCGTTTGATATTCTGATCCATCTCTGACATCAATGATCTTTTTGTCAGTTTTTGGTTCGACATCTTGAATGGCTTAGCTTACCATCACATGCAATCAAATTGAACTGTGGTTGAAGTTACAGACATATGGCGTACATCATCGTCCCAGAGCCCATATGATAGAATGACCGCCACCGACTTTTGACCCTTTTTAAGAAAGCGActgaattttattaataaattaataCAATCTTTGGTGCCTTCTGCGTATCAATCACTCGTATATTCCAGTTAGTGGAATATTTCAGGTAAGATAAAAAAGTTTTAACTTCCTcattttatatattaaaaaaaaaaactgaaaatatTCTAAAACCAGTGGCCACAGCAAATTTTTAGATTCCGACTTTTGTGGGTTTGGAAGGAGTGCTCGATAACCCCGCTCTCAAAGCCAAGGGAGCTTTTCTTGTATacagagagaaaaagaaaccaTTTTTTCAAGCAATAATCTAATGACTATTTTCCTCTTCAGTATTAAGCATCTACTTAATTCTTTGATGACtaaccaggaaaaaaaaaagttttgtttTGTGCTTCTAATTAGACTCAAAAACATTTAGTATGAGAACCCATAAAGAAAATAGTGGATAAGCATGATAAAAATGAACTGCAATAACCATTAGAAATTTAGATGACATTTGATATAAACAAAAAGCTGATTTATATTTCCTTtcgttttattatttttcactttttttataGGGATATTTTTTTGTGTGTCCCCCCGGGGGGAGAGGGGTGGGGGACAGTTCCCAATAAAGAAAGTAAAGCATATAGCagttgaaaaaatgaaagtaataaaagaaaaagaaaagaaaagaaaggttcAACCTATACTCTAACCTTCGAGATTTTCTTGAAGCCACCTAGAGTTTTTAGGACTGACGTGGCTATCCCACCACCAGGAATGTGGTTTTTTTGACATAGTCTTCTTCAACTTATTCTGCTTGACCTGAAATAAGGAACAAAATAACAACATGTCATCTTAAGCTCCCACCCGATTTTGGTTTCAAAGCTAAATGCTTTAAATTTCTCAGACCATGCAGGCTGCGCCTAGTGCATACAAAAAATCCTTTGCATGAACAGCCGAGATTGGTGGCCTTATTGACTTTCCTTACTTCCACACCAAAATGCACGAAGAAAGGGGTACCAAACGATCAAACAATCATCTGTATTCTTTATTAACAAGTAGAAGAGGTACACTGCATATGAAGATTAACTACTCACCAACGTGGCTGCCATTGTGCTGATTGAGCAGAACACCTTGGTCTGAACAATGCCTGCAATTTAGCTCAGCATAAATAATGGCTACGAGATACTGCATAAAATTCG is drawn from Coffea arabica cultivar ET-39 chromosome 1c, Coffea Arabica ET-39 HiFi, whole genome shotgun sequence and contains these coding sequences:
- the LOC113731469 gene encoding protein NETWORKED 4A-like isoform X3, which gives rise to MSKKPHSWWWDSHVSPKNSRWLQENLEEMDQNIKRMLKLIEHDADSFAKKAEMYYQKRPELINLVEEFYRMYRSLAERYDHVTGELRKSIPSDLQSQGSGISDISSEPPSTLPSPDRRPSRRKSGTRAAGFEFFLGAGGNGTDMSNKEGDESSTLDSDSESDDSSVNNYTATHSSDDDQGLRKRIIELEVELRDAKERFLMLQEEISEGSHRGTKNENSEILLARLAGYEEELRKAREKIRLSEEQINMLKDELQKYKTMEFTNSVHGKDVSVLEDAVVVEDGSKVHKQELTDLQEPNGDSETVHSEDKIHNLKKELKITKEKLLDSEKEVARLSLELQNNGSAIHGLQDQLGSSQKDISTWKTKLEKERREVLKLQDRIVRYKSNISDRDQEIRRLRETISNANESLSEENSQLRTEITRMVKEKTYLEDNLKEMDLRCQSLEEDVRRIKVGKAEMEAMLGAEIDELRVGILEKSSHIEELNRSLDTFKLNHETLRAEKDALVAKIVMYVAEISSKDIRFDEMSKHLHQLHVQHVELIARADVARKQAEELQLRIKELEREVGRQRELILEGAEEKREAIRQLCFSLEHYRNGYHMLRQAVIGHKRLPVMAS
- the LOC113731469 gene encoding protein NETWORKED 4A-like isoform X1, with protein sequence MAATLVKQNKLKKTMSKKPHSWWWDSHVSPKNSRWLQENLEEMDQNIKRMLKLIEHDADSFAKKAEMYYQKRPELINLVEEFYRMYRSLAERYDHVTGELRKSIPSDLQSQGSGISDISSEPPSTLPSPDRRPSRRKSGTRAAGFEFFLGAGGNGTDMSNKEGDESSTLDSDSESDDSSVNNYTATHSSDDDQGLRKRIIELEVELRDAKERFLMLQEEISEGSHRGTKNENSEILLARLAGYEEELRKAREKIRLSEEQINMLKDELQKYKTMEFTNSVHGKDVSVLEDAVVVEDGSKVHKQELTDLQEPNGDSETVHSEDKIHNLKKELKITKEKLLDSEKEVARLSLELQNNGSAIHGLQDQLGSSQKDISTWKTKLEKERREVLKLQDRIVRYKSNISDRDQEIRRLRETISNANESLSEENSQLRTEITRMVKEKTYLEDNLKEMDLRCQSLEEDVRRIKVGKAEMEAMLGAEIDELRVGILEKSSHIEELNRSLDTFKLNHETLRAEKDALVAKIVMYVAEISSKDIRFDEMSKHLHQLHVQHVELIARADVARKQAEELQLRIKELEREVGRQRELILEGAEEKREAIRQLCFSLEHYRNGYHMLRQAVIGHKRLPVMAS
- the LOC113731469 gene encoding protein NETWORKED 4A-like isoform X2, yielding MVKQNKLKKTMSKKPHSWWWDSHVSPKNSRWLQENLEEMDQNIKRMLKLIEHDADSFAKKAEMYYQKRPELINLVEEFYRMYRSLAERYDHVTGELRKSIPSDLQSQGSGISDISSEPPSTLPSPDRRPSRRKSGTRAAGFEFFLGAGGNGTDMSNKEGDESSTLDSDSESDDSSVNNYTATHSSDDDQGLRKRIIELEVELRDAKERFLMLQEEISEGSHRGTKNENSEILLARLAGYEEELRKAREKIRLSEEQINMLKDELQKYKTMEFTNSVHGKDVSVLEDAVVVEDGSKVHKQELTDLQEPNGDSETVHSEDKIHNLKKELKITKEKLLDSEKEVARLSLELQNNGSAIHGLQDQLGSSQKDISTWKTKLEKERREVLKLQDRIVRYKSNISDRDQEIRRLRETISNANESLSEENSQLRTEITRMVKEKTYLEDNLKEMDLRCQSLEEDVRRIKVGKAEMEAMLGAEIDELRVGILEKSSHIEELNRSLDTFKLNHETLRAEKDALVAKIVMYVAEISSKDIRFDEMSKHLHQLHVQHVELIARADVARKQAEELQLRIKELEREVGRQRELILEGAEEKREAIRQLCFSLEHYRNGYHMLRQAVIGHKRLPVMAS
- the LOC113731469 gene encoding protein NETWORKED 4A-like isoform X5, coding for MDQNIKRMLKLIEHDADSFAKKAEMYYQKRPELINLVEEFYRMYRSLAERYDHVTGELRKSIPSDLQSQGSGISDISSEPPSTLPSPDRRPSRRKSGTRAAGFEFFLGAGGNGTDMSNKEGDESSTLDSDSESDDSSVNNYTATHSSDDDQGLRKRIIELEVELRDAKERFLMLQEEISEGSHRGTKNENSEILLARLAGYEEELRKAREKIRLSEEQINMLKDELQKYKTMEFTNSVHGKDVSVLEDAVVVEDGSKVHKQELTDLQEPNGDSETVHSEDKIHNLKKELKITKEKLLDSEKEVARLSLELQNNGSAIHGLQDQLGSSQKDISTWKTKLEKERREVLKLQDRIVRYKSNISDRDQEIRRLRETISNANESLSEENSQLRTEITRMVKEKTYLEDNLKEMDLRCQSLEEDVRRIKVGKAEMEAMLGAEIDELRVGILEKSSHIEELNRSLDTFKLNHETLRAEKDALVAKIVMYVAEISSKDIRFDEMSKHLHQLHVQHVELIARADVARKQAEELQLRIKELEREVGRQRELILEGAEEKREAIRQLCFSLEHYRNGYHMLRQAVIGHKRLPVMAS
- the LOC113731469 gene encoding protein NETWORKED 4A-like isoform X4; the protein is MSNQKLTKRSLMSEMDQNIKRMLKLIEHDADSFAKKAEMYYQKRPELINLVEEFYRMYRSLAERYDHVTGELRKSIPSDLQSQGSGISDISSEPPSTLPSPDRRPSRRKSGTRAAGFEFFLGAGGNGTDMSNKEGDESSTLDSDSESDDSSVNNYTATHSSDDDQGLRKRIIELEVELRDAKERFLMLQEEISEGSHRGTKNENSEILLARLAGYEEELRKAREKIRLSEEQINMLKDELQKYKTMEFTNSVHGKDVSVLEDAVVVEDGSKVHKQELTDLQEPNGDSETVHSEDKIHNLKKELKITKEKLLDSEKEVARLSLELQNNGSAIHGLQDQLGSSQKDISTWKTKLEKERREVLKLQDRIVRYKSNISDRDQEIRRLRETISNANESLSEENSQLRTEITRMVKEKTYLEDNLKEMDLRCQSLEEDVRRIKVGKAEMEAMLGAEIDELRVGILEKSSHIEELNRSLDTFKLNHETLRAEKDALVAKIVMYVAEISSKDIRFDEMSKHLHQLHVQHVELIARADVARKQAEELQLRIKELEREVGRQRELILEGAEEKREAIRQLCFSLEHYRNGYHMLRQAVIGHKRLPVMAS